Part of the Sporomusa termitida genome, TGTCGGCGTTACCCGTGATAAGATTTATACGACTAATATCATAAAATGCCGCCCCCGAAACAACCGTACCCCAACAGTAGAAGAAGGCCTGTTTTGTGCCCTTACCTGGCTGGACAAGGAACTGGCACTGGTTCAACCTAAGATTATCATTGCGCTTGGCAGTGTGGCTTTAAAATATTTGCTGTCGCCTAATGCCCGTATCACCAAAGACCGCGGCCGGTGGTTTACTACCAAATATGGCATTCCTGCTATTGCCACTTATCATCCTGCCTATCTGCTCCGTCTGACCGGTAAGGATTTGGTCAAAGGCAAATGGGAGGTATATTATGACTTGAAAGCCGCGGTAGAAAAATGTGCAGAGCTAGCTCCCG contains:
- a CDS encoding uracil-DNA glycosylase, encoding MTQDTHEQLEQSLLACSACHLRQDAIGPTSYNGTPYSPLAIIGEGPGGVEDEYGVPLVGPSGQLLDKALTSVGVTRDKIYTTNIIKCRPRNNRTPTVEEGLFCALTWLDKELALVQPKIIIALGSVALKYLLSPNARITKDRGRWFTTKYGIPAIATYHPAYLLRLTGKDLVKGKWEVYYDLKAAVEKCAELAPDYLLKSPEPPDLLALYSRRREERQTTKRL